One Cryptosporidium parvum Iowa II chromosome 1, whole genome shotgun sequence genomic window, tatatgagagcattattaatttgaatattattgttcATATTATAATCATATCTATTAGGTGACATGTGTCGTTATTCAAGTTTAGTCTGactaaattaaaaattaataaattaggAGCAATTAAGGATAGTTttaaaagttaattttCCTCACAGATATTAACTCATCTATGTTCATATTCATAAAAAACGCTcttttttcaaagaaatgCAACATAAATAATTCGatcatatttttaataagaCAATAAAGTTCAATATAGGTTTTGAACtaaaaactttaaagaCTATTGTATTTCGGGTATAAATTTTGcattgaataataatatatatattgtaattaattttcttgTATATCTATGAAGTTAAAAAGTTAAGtttatttacaatattCTGAATACATTatacatatttttttaaaaaaattcaatagtATACTTGGAAAAGGGCAATCGGCAAAAAAATAGATggttttaattcaaaaaaataataaaatttagaATGCTCATTTGATAGTaattaaattgaataaaaaactttgagtaataataattacgAATTATACAAGAAGTTTCttgaataaaagaaaaaaagtagTAGTTTTGCTTTTAAGATGACAACATTTAGTTAACTTATTATAGTAAGATCAATACTTGAAAAAGGTTgttatttgattatttttcaacttctagaaaattttaattataagaatacataaaaattcaatatctttgtgagttgaagaaaaaaaataaataatgaattagtctcaaatttaatatttaaaattcaaatagCCAAGAATCTTCTGAATTAAGATGATTTTTGTCcatatataaaattattaatcaaatagTTTGgataaatttcaaaatttctaaaattaatCATAACATTAACATAAAATTTTATCGTAacaaatgatttatttaattaacaGCCTAAATTTCTTACaataaaattaactttaaataatttgtgTTGTATTTCATTATTGTTTCTTATTGTTTGAGAGAggtttatttttttattagttAAAAATGAACTTGAATCAAtgcattattaattcttcaagAATAAAATCCCCACgattacaaaaaaaaaatgtgaAATAAAATGTACTGTTATAAAGTCATAAATTCAAGTTTTGAATGTTTTATCAGAAATATTGTAGCAAATATGTGAAATtagattcaaatttaatgttcaaaaaaatctttgaaatatttcttgaaaatattgttattgCTAAGgcattaatttcaaataaatataaaaataaaattatattcatttaaaagaatCTTATTATTTCCTAAACTGATTATTGGTAATAAatgatataattttaaatgattaataataatttcgtaattagaaaaaaaaattaattttgaatacaaaaataaaattcacTAATTGAATTAACTATAAAGTCGAAAGTCTATATATTtagatgaattaaaataaaaaatatttagtaTCTAGAAGTTAtgatttaataactttagCAGCAAATGAATCTAgtaaaaaaacaaattgtTTCTGGAATTTGTAAAAGTCTTTAATAGGAAAACTTTAAGGGATTAAAATATGATTAAAGAGATTATAAAATACAAAACAAATAATgcaaaacaaaaaaaagtaaCAAAGATTTTGAAACTAAATAATACggtaataaaaatgaaaactTTGGAAAAGTCACGATTAGATAGCATTGGgatcatttaaatttactCGAAGATGATTCTGTTCCTTTTAAGTAagaaattttgattaaattaaagtaatagctttaaaattgaattcGAGGATTTAAGAAGGATTTTAATTTCTGCTCTTGTACAAAATAATCTCTCAGttggaagaagaaattCTAGAACAAAATAAAGTGATTGGGATTTTTTATACATAGTAGTCTTATTTTATGAAACTAGCTCTACTAAGATTCAATTTCGGATACTTTCATTCATTTCTCCCAATTCTTATTGTTAAAACTCTAAGgcaaaagaaatattaactaattactgaagaaattactctattattaataaatatttatttgtaaaaaaatgtttttttttttgtaaatatatttaaattaacgTTcctaaaatattttcacaaattttattttcatatttattagCTCGAGATGTTTTATCGTTAAATAACTAAAATATTCTAAAAATTCCCTATTAAAAATGTTTATTACAAAAAGTTTTACggaaaatttaaaataaatggcaaattatttaataaatcattcAATGAAAAAATGATCTGgtgatatttttaaatctgAAATAACAAATTCGGTTAATCAATGagtttaaaaaaaaaatagcaCAATACATAAATATAGTTTTTGTTTAGAGTCTGAATAATTgtcatttattttatatttattttgcaAAGATTGGCAAAACAAATAATCAGggtaaattttaaaaaaattttactGATgtcaaatataaaaaaatagttgTGGTTTACCTGCATGCAATTAATTACGTGtaaaaaaatagtaattatCGCACCGGTGTAtgtaattttgaaaatcaaaaatactTGTGGATTACCGGTATGCAATTACGTAAAAAAAACTGGTTTGTAAAATAACGGTATATGTAATTTAGAaccaaaaaaatatttattatgtGGATTACCGGCATGCAATTAGTTAAGCATAAAGCAAAACTCAATATTGCACCGGTGCATGCAATTggaaaatcaaaaatatttatgtgGATTACCGGCATGTAATTAATAGTGTACAGTAAAAGCTATTAGTACActggaattattaattaccAAAAATAAACATGCAGTATTCCGGCATGTTGTTATGTGAgttctttaatttattacaaaatattatGGTTTAAGTAATATATACATTTAATAACATTGATAATGCTTGATTATtacaatataaatttattagaataatacttgaaatacattaattaaaattttatagAGTGAAAAgtgattatttttttagaattaaaaataaattgatttaaaaaacaacttttttcaaataattgtaatttaattttattcaaatgcTGTATTATCCTTGTAATAAACTCATTGTTTGGATTagtaaaaaattaatatcgTTCACAGAGAAAGAACAAATTTACatctttaaattaatttagtaaattgtaaaattagagtattaaatatttatgaagaaaataaaataaagaaaaaattatttaaattaaaatatttagaaatataataaaaccactaaatatttttaagtttttaaaattaGAGTGTAGTtaattttgagaaaattaTTGCACGAAATACACACAATTATTACATAAACgtataaaaaaaaaaaaaaaaaattgaaaaaataaattaaaaaaaagttttaattatCTATAAGATATTTAACTATAATGAATACTCACAATAGATCCTCAACGACAGATTATTCATGCTATTATGACTTTAGTAATGCGCATGAGTATTATCAGAAATTTGACAATACTATGTTTATGAACCAAAATAATTCACAATATTCAGGCTCAATATACAATAAGGGTCTTTCAGCCCAAGGACCTAACTTTTTGCATAGCAACAAGATGAATCTTTCTACGGTAAAATTGGATGTAAATAATAACGCTCCTGCACTTATGAATAcattaatagaaaagaataaggaaataaagaatatgGAGAAAGAACTCAAAATAGTGAATGaaagtaatatatttctcaataataaaattgaaatgtTGAAGATTTTAGCTGCAAACTTTGGCGCAACACAAGAAGATATCGAGGCCACAATGTCAACAAATGACATTTTTTGTATTCCAAAACCGTCTATTAACGTAAATTATCCCCAAACAGATTCATCATATGAAAATCTACatgaaaaaattgatgATGAACTTGATGACCTGATAGTTAGTGAcaaaaatatcattaatcttaatattgatgatcCAGTAAAACCGTTTAATGATGAACAGAGTaatgaatcaaaaaatacatCAAAGAGCACTCGAATTAAACAACGAAATGAAGATCAGAGTGAGAAAAAAGTAGATCTGAGCCCAAAGAACCTCTTAAAGAGATCATCAACTCTACTTAAAGCTACAAAAAGTTTGACAAACAGCATTCAAGCTCAAAAATGCACTAACAACAAGTATTTAACTGGTACTAGATTCGGCCCATCTATTCGACAAAAAACAATGATGCAAGCTAATGCCAATAAgagattattattatctaaagcaaagaatatttgattattcAATTGATCTACTAAcaataaatcaaatttgtCAATTTGCACTTAGGCGCCAACACATTTTagtttttcattttcaattctaattaggttattatttatagataaagatatttataataGATTCACatatttgattaatttctcacaaattattaaacaattattaaaacttttaGTCAAATTAGTgcttaattttaatatttaattttgtgTGTTGaacatttttcttttttaaaatattttcttattcaCACACAGTATACGTCGTAAAGAATGGTTTAATGTAGTTTAATCAGCATTTAACTgtaatcaattaaaaacGCTTTGTAAATTACATGCTCACATTTGTTAAGcaagaaattatataaGGTTCATGCctatataattttgaaaaaacaAACATATAATTAAGTTTTCTTCATTGTAAATAATCAAGACAATATTAGTTTTTGTAAGCAAGAAAAATGCACTACAGCTTCAATACAAGTGGAATGATGCAACCTCAAATACACGTGATGCAGAATCATCAACAATTTAGCGGTATGCATCATCAAATGGGAGGGGGAGTTTGTTCTCAGCAGTTCTATCATGAAAATGGGATTGGTAATAACAGAGGATATTCGGATAATCAAAGCTATCAGCAAGGAAACTTCCAGGCACAACAACATATGCCACAGTATTCAATGATGCAGTCGCAACAGCAACAACAACATCAGCATCAACATCAACATCAGCATCATCAACCAATGGGAGATAGGAATCTGGGTAGGGCAAGAGCTCAAACGAGGGGCCCATTTTCGAGAACAGCTGCAAGTAGGTCAACTACTCCTACCCCAATGAACAGAACAACAAATTTGAAATCAAGggaattttttcaaaatgatGAGATTGGAATGCTACGTAGATCTTCTGAATATTCAGAAGTTAGCAAGAATCCATCTTTATctcaaattgaaaatagcAGCTTTAATGGcgaatataataattatagtAGCCACCAAGATATTCCCCAGACCCCAACAATTGGAGGTGGAAGATCAGAGCATGGATCAAAGCTTAATATTATGAATCCAGATCATATTATAGttcaaaaattgaatgCTCCTTTAGAACCAACTCCAACTCATGTCGCAAGAATGAATAAAATGAGGCTAATGggattattaaataataacaacACTCCTATGACTCAAATGACACCAACATCTTCAGGAAATAACAATTTTGGAATGAGAGATTTCCATGCAATCTCACGTCAATCATCTTTTCCACCTCATTACCAAGAAAAGTACCCCCCAAAGTCAACAagtaattctaataatacaGCAGCTGCATTTAAAGATAGCTCACCGAAAGTACTCGGATCATACGTTTCAAGAcaattagaagaagaagtaACAAGGTTAAGATATTTGGTAGACTCTCAGACGAAGAGGATATCAGCATTGGAAATGAGAAATAAGGAACTTGAGAACGAGTTGATATCGACCAGGAATTATCAACAAATGTACCAAAATTTGTTAGAAAAAACTAATTTAGGAAATcatgatgaagatgaaaatgaattggaaaataatgagggacaaataaataatgaggATTATAATGAGAGAGATCATGATGAAGCAGAAGAAAATGTTGTTCAAAAGCAAAAAACTATGGCAAGCGAAATCAAATACGTCAGACAATCAAGCGAAAAGGGAGCTTCAATGTTTTCAAACATTCATCAATTTTCGGCAGAATCTGCACTAAGAAAGGCAGGAGTACCCCCTGGTAAACCTTCATACGTTTATAGGCCACCAAACAACCCTGAAATGATTGATGTAAAACTTGCAGAATTTCATAATTCGCGTAGCTCACTAATTAGATGGTCAAAAGTTAGTAGCACAATATATCTATTTGGTACAACTCAGGTTCAACTAAGAATTTCAAGAGGAAATCTTCTTGCAAAGCCAGAATCATCTGAATGGGGTAATGGGAATTTTTGGCCAATTGAAAAGTTTGTTTCTGTTTTTGAGCCAATTGAAAGAGCAAAGATGccaaataattgatttacAAACTCAAAAgcaacaaatattaaatttaatgagtaatatcattatagaaatattataacTAATAAAAACGGTATTTATTGTTAGAtgaaaagttatttttaatttaatttgatttattcgatttacaatttttaataattcaaggCATGCATTAACAATAAACTTTACCGCCGAACTTTTAAATAACTTGAACATTAGAatagcaataataaaatgttAAGTTATATACATCAAACTTTTGATATTGAGCAATCCAAATATGTTTTCTACTGCAGTAAAGCTAGCAAACTTAGATGATTATCTAGAATCTTCTCAAGATTGTATAGTTTCACTTTTATCGGATAAAGATGATACAAAGCCAAAAATTGCAGTGATGAGACCTGCAAAAGCCCAAGGTAATAAAGATGATAAAAAATCAGGAACTAGTGATAAGGCAACAGTAAATGTGGCAGATTGTCTTGCTTGTAGCGGATGTGTAACTTCCGCGGAAGCTAAGCTATTAGAGGACCAAAATGTCTCAGAATTTATGAATATACTTAAGCAGAAAAGGCTAACTGTGGTATCTATTTCGAACCAATCATGCTCTTCTTTTGCCTGCCATCTAAATTGTGATCTAATAACAATTCAGAGAAAATTGTCGGGGTTATTTAAACATATTGGAGCTAGGTTTGTAATGAATTCAACAATTTCCGAGTATATTTCCTTATTAGAAACAAAGTACGAGTTTATTTCAAGATATAAGGCAAAATCTGATCTACCAATGATTATTTCACACTGTCCAGGATGGATTTGCTATTCTGAAAAGAGTTTAAATAGTTCTGTATTACCTTTATTGAGTAAAGTTAGATCAGCACAACAATTACAAGGAATTTTGATCAAGACTTTGACtcttgaaatatataatcaattattatttctgtATAAATTTAGATTAAGCAATTCTTATAGAACAAATATGAATGTTAAATCAACCTTTACACAAAACGATAACTTTGTTGAACAAAGTGATATTTTTCATGTTGCTATTATGCCTTGTCATGACAAAAAATTGGAATCAACCAGAAGTTCTCTTTCTTTGAAGTCATCTGATAAAAATTCTAGTTGTCCTGAAGTTGACATAGTATTAGCAACATCGGAAGTTGgtgaaataataaaattagcAGGGTTTAATTCGCTATTGGACGTTCCAGAAGCTCCACTAGATAATTTGTGGCTTAACcagaattttcaaattactAAAAAGCATAATCTATCTCTTTTAATTACTGAAAATTATGTAAGCAATCAAATTCTGAATCAGTTTTCTTGGTTGATTCCTTCATATTTTAACTCAAACTCAGGCGGATTCTgtgaatatattataagAAGTGCAATCAAAGAACTTGCTGGAGATcatattgataataaagttCAACTCCCATTTAATAAgttaaaaaatgatatcTTAGAAgccaaatatattaaaaacaatGTTGAGCTGAATTATTGCCTTGCTTACGGATTTAGGGCAATCCAATCTATCTCTCGTAAGCTTAATTTGCAAAAGAACGCAAGCCAAAATACTCAGTATAAACAAAGCGTTGTAAATCATGTAAATTATCACTTAATTGAGGCTATGGCATGCCCAACAGGATGCGTTTCTGGCGGAGGCCAGATACTTTCACAAAACGATCAAAATGATGATAACTCTGATTTAAATAAGctaagaaaaaatataaagtttATTGATGAGGTTCAGGAAGCTTTGTATAAAggtattaatttaaataaaaatcaagaaGTTATACTGCCAGATGAAATTCCAATTGTGAATATTTTGTATGAATATCTAATTCATATAGACAAACAAATTGATAGAAGTTCTGGCTTAAAACTCCCTTTTCTTAGGAATGATTTCGTATCCATTAATGAAGTACCAACTGCATCTTCGTTGAAATGGTAGATAGTAACATTTCGAATTGTTTCTGGCGCCAACATGTAATTTGGACCGGTAATATTGGCTATATTTGACAATGTAAATCATAATGTGGGGTACAGTattgtttaatttcatcCTACGTTTTGAGATtactaaataaaaaaaatattttatattttctaaaattgttcattaagatatttatttttttcaattcttttgCTATATTCTTGTTTATACTTatgatttaaaaatgaCTCTATTGCAAGTTATtagaaaaacaaaaatgaaagagaaagaaatgAGAATTTTAGTGCTTGGTTTAGACAATGCAGGTAAAACAACTGTTGTTAGGAAGTTTGCTGGCGAAGATATTTCTACAATTCAGCCAACACTAGgttttaatatcaaaacACTATTACATGGTAAATACAGATTAAATACTTGGGATATTGGCGGCCAAAAAACAATAAGAAGTTATTGGAGAAACTATTTTGAAAGCACAGATGGGATAATTTGGGTTGTTGATTCAACTAATATAGAAAGGATGGACTCTTGCAGCGAGGAATTGCACTGCCTTCTTTCCGAGGAAAGGCTTTCTGGAGCGTCCTTATTGGTTTTTGCAAATAAACAAGATTTATCTAATGCATTAAAGCCAGAAGAAGTAGCGCATGTAAgtttttttgataaaattaagttaattaaataaattttgttAGGCTCTTGGTTtgtcaaatattaataacagACATTGGAGAATTCAGTCATGCTGCGGACTCGACGGGAAAGGCCTTAATGAGGGAATAGATTGGATTGTTAATGATATTGCAACAAAAGTATTCTTATTAGTTAATTAGCCCAATTGGTactatatattaaataactacaaaataaacaatataaaatttatagATGATCAAACTACGACGAGTATTCCAatctaaataataatatacaCTTAATCACTATTTGTTTCAGACATTCTCAtgtaaatttttaattttttattgcaTTGGTTAGAATTCCACTGATAAGGATTCAACTTTATATCTTTAGCCATTAAATCggtattttctttatatttattatatagcCTTTTCATGATCATTTCCTCTCTTTCTCCAAGTTTCTCCGGAATTgagttattttcaaaaacaGGAGGTAAAGTACTCAAAATAACTTCTGGACTTAAGGACTACAAGTTatgaacaaaaaaaaaaataatttaaaaaaattaattgcGTATCAAGAATGTCCAGGTTTCAATCCTATAGATAAAAACTTACTTGAAAATTCTGGTTAATGGTCTTTTTATTGTCCCATACAGAACGCAAATTCTTATCTCTTATTTGCTTCTCTAAATCTACATATTTGTGTTTATTGCTTTTAGTCCTTCTACTCACTTTCTTAAGTGTTCTCCTTCTACTTAGTTTAATTGCCATTATGTTAATTACCAACCACAGCCtttctaattttaataatgtaTGTTACATTCACTTTCCATTTTGACAATTACCTTTGAAGGCGCCAATTTTAGGTACAGTTAAAATCGTGATAGAAAAGGCGCTAAATCATGTAGATTTAACAAAATTCCACACATTGTATTGTTTATAATTaagatttaaagaaaaaaagaggaTTGAACATAAAGAAATAACAAGTATACATATAAATACTCTTGGAATACACTCTATGTACGGATTTATTAAGTTTTTTGTTGGGTTTTGCATTCCAGCATACCATTCCATTTTTGCTTTAAAAACTCAAAATCatcatttaattaaaatatggctagtatatttttttacAGTTGTCTTTTATGAGCTGATTTTATCATTCATTTTGGACCCTATCTTTAAAGTTATTGATTCCAGGCTTCTATACTTTAAGACTTTATTTGTTGTATTATATATCTTCCCTGAAACAGGATTTCAAGAATCATATTTCAGTTTTTTtagtaattatttaagtaaattattcattcaagtatttgagtacattaaaaaaatatcattaCCAAAGACAGATCTTTCTGAAGAAACTTCAGCCTCAAGTTCACCAGCCCCATCAATACCTGAAGAAGGAGATATTAAAGGTATAACATGCTTGAAAGAATCCATTTCAGAGGGTACAACTCTTGCTCCAAATACTCCACTTGGAAAGCTAACTACAGATTTTATTCTTTCATAGatacaaatttaattattataaactATAGTatgataaaataaatactaatattaaaataaaagttaATCCAAAAATGGCTTTGATTAAcattaatgatttattatcaatcattttttttgatgagaattttgaattaaaaacatatcttttttgagaaaatattatagcTTTTTTTAGtgtatttttgaaatgaCAATTGGATAACGAATCTATCAAATCCAAATCATTATATCTTTTTAATGTATGATATAATAACGAACAGTTCAAGTATTTTGAAGCCCCTTCATTTAAAACTTGTTTTATAGGCTCTTTGATGTTTTTATGGTTTAGGATTAAGTTTCcaatattcaaagaaaaaagtttttcaatatttgggAAAAAGAACTCATTAACATATACATTTTTTATATCTGTTTTTCCGGGCTTGTATTTTAGCTGGGGAGTGGACTTCAGTTGAAATACTGAATATTTCCCAATCAAACTAGCTATGGGCATTAACTTATTTCTATTCAAGTTTTTAAAATCTGCCAAACTAAAGTGTGTGAACCTATCAATTGAAGCAACTCCTATTTCAACTTTATAATGCTTACTATAGGAGCTTTCGCCCAAACTGGAACATCCGATTGCATAAACATCTTCAAAATCTAAGTGGTTATGAAGTGTTGAAGCCTGGCAAGTTTCTGATATTATGAACatctttttaaatcttttgTGCGCTTTCATTT contains:
- a CDS encoding ADP-ribosylation factor-like protein 2 (ARL2), which encodes MTLLQVIRKTKMKEKEMRILVLGLDNAGKTTVVRKFAGEDISTIQPTLGFNIKTLLHGKYRLNTWDIGGQKTIRSYWRNYFESTDGIIWVVDSTNIERMDSCSEELHCLLSEERLSGASLLVFANKQDLSNALKPEEVAHALGLSNINNRHWRIQSCCGLDGKGLNEGIDWIVNDIATKVFLL
- a CDS encoding narf-like protein nuclear prelamin A recognition factor, translating into MFSTAVKLANLDDYLESSQDCIVSLLSDKDDTKPKIAVMRPAKAQGNKDDKKSGTSDKATVNVADCLACSGCVTSAEAKLLEDQNVSEFMNILKQKRLTVVSISNQSCSSFACHLNCDLITIQRKLSGLFKHIGARFVMNSTISEYISLLETKYEFISRYKAKSDLPMIISHCPGWICYSEKSLNSSVLPLLSKVRSAQQLQGILIKTLTLEIYNQLLFLYKFRLSNSYRTNMNVKSTFTQNDNFVEQSDIFHVAIMPCHDKKLESTRSSLSLKSSDKNSSCPEVDIVLATSEVGEIIKLAGFNSLLDVPEAPLDNLWLNQNFQITKKHNLSLLITENYVSNQILNQFSWLIPSYFNSNSGGFCEYIIRSAIKELAGDHIDNKVQLPFNKLKNDILEAKYIKNNVELNYCLAYGFRAIQSISRKLNLQKNASQNTQYKQSVVNHVNYHLIEAMACPTGCVSGGGQILSQNDQNDDNSDLNKLRKNIKFIDEVQEALYKGINLNKNQEVILPDEIPIVNILYEYLIHIDKQIDRSSGLKLPFLRNDFVSINEVPTASSLKW
- a CDS encoding glycosyl transferase, whose amino-acid sequence is MKIFSAFTILLFYSLEILFQGLLTRTKTFEYSFLQLKSQNNWAVIVSTSRYWYNYRHNTNALSFYNYLRQNGFRDDRIILMLAENIPCNTRNSIPGGVYSEDFDFFYNLNNHTQTMECADVDYREDEVTVSNFIKVLTNKHDDSVPNKKRLLSDEDSNIFIFLTGHGGDGFLKFQDFEEMTSFELANAIKEMKAHKRFKKMFIISETCQASTLHNHLDFEDVYAIGCSSLGESSYSKHYKVEIGVASIDRFTHFSLADFKNLNRNKLMPIASLIGKYSVFQLKSTPQLKYKPGKTDIKNVYVNEFFFPNIEKLFSLNIGNLILNHKNIKEPIKQVLNEGASKYLNCSLLYHTLKRYNDLDLIDSLSNCHFKNTLKKAIIFSQKRYVFNSKFSSKKMIDNKSLMLIKAIFGLTFILILVFILSYYSL
- a CDS encoding hypothetical protein (transcripts identified by EST) gives rise to the protein MYGFIKFFVGFCIPAYHSIFALKTQNHHLIKIWLVYFFTVVFYELILSFILDPIFKVIDSRLLYFKTLFVVLYIFPETGFQESYFSFFSNYLSKLFIQVFEYIKKISLPKTDLSEETSASSSPAPSIPEEGDIKGITCLKESISEGTTLAPNTPLGKLTTDFILS